In a genomic window of Buteo buteo chromosome 29, bButBut1.hap1.1, whole genome shotgun sequence:
- the MTA2 gene encoding metastasis-associated protein MTA2 isoform X1, which translates to MAANMYRVGDYVYFENSSSNPYLVRRIEELNKTANGNVEAKVVCLFRRRDISSSLNSLADSNAREFEEESKQPTMTEQQRHQLKHRELFLSRQFESLPATHIRGKCSVTLLNETDILGQYLEKEDCFFYSLVFDPVQKTLLADQGEIRVGCKYQAEIPDRLAEGESDNRNQQKMEMKVWDPDNPLTDRQIDQFLVVARAVGTFARALDCSSSIRQPSLHMSAAAASRDITLFHAMDTLQRNGYDLAKAMSTLVPQGGPVLCRDEMEEWSASEAMLFEEALEKYGKDFNDIRQDFLPWKSLASIVQFYYMWKTTDRYIQQKRLKAAEADSKLKQVYIPTYTKPNPNQIISVGSKPGMNGAGFQKGLTCESCHTTQSAQWYAWGPPNMQCRLCASCWIYWKKYGGLKTPTQLEGAARSASEPHSRGHLSRPEAQSLSPYTTSASRAKLLAKNRQTFLLQTTRLTRLARRLCRDVLQPRRAARRPYAPINANAIKAECSIRLPKAAKAPLKIHPLARLPLAAIVKELAAQAPLKPKTPRGTKTPINRNQLSQSRGLAGLVGKRGYEGAGEGHRPPRVRVRGSGGLRGGGEGHYPPMGASGLPFSANGRPLAAGLRTGPPPASKRQKLNPADAPNPVVFVATKDTRALRKALTHLELRRAARRPNLPLKVKPGLPLRSGGPLAPSAPPHPASTSEPIVLED; encoded by the exons ATGGCGGCCAACATGTACCGCGTCGGCG attatGTCTATTTCGAGAACTCCTCCAGCAACCCCTACCTCGTCCGCCGCATCGAGGAGCTCAACAAG ACCGCCAACGGCAACGTGGAGGCCAAGGTGGTCTGCCTCTTCCGCCGGCGGGACATCTCCAGCAGTCTCAACAGCTTGGCCGACAGCAATGCGC GCGAGTTCGAGGAGGAGTCCAAGCAGCCCACCATGACGGAGCAGCAGCGTCACCAGCTGAAGCACCGTGAGCTCTTCCTCTCCCGGCAGTTTGAATCGCTGCCGGCCACCCACATACG GGGGAAGTGCAGTGTGACGCTGCTCAACGAGACTGACATCCTGGGCCAGTACCTGGAGAAGGAG gACTGCTTCTTCTACTCGCTGGTGTTCGACCCTGTCCAGAAAACCCTCCTGGCTGACCAGGGTGAGATCCGAGTTGGCTGCAAGTACCAGGCGGAAATCCCAGACCGGCTGGCTGAAG GCGAATCGGACAACCGAAACCAGCAGAAGATGGAGATGAAGGTGTGGGACCCCGATAACCCCCTGACCGACCGGCAGATCGACCAGTTCCTGGTGGTGGCACG AGCCGTCGGGACATTTGCGCGCGCCCTGGACTGCAGCAGCTCCATCCGACAGCCCAGCCTGCACATgagtgccgccgccgcctcccgggACATAACGCTG TTCCACGCCATGGACACGCTGCAGCGTAATGGCTACGACTTGGCCAAGGCCATGTCGACGCTGGTGCCGCAGGGGGGGCCGGTGCTGTGCCGCGACGAGATGGAGGAGTGGTCGGCTTCTGAGGCCATGCTCTTCGAGGAGGCACTGGAGAAGTACGGGAAGGACTTCAACGACATCCGGCAGGACTTT CTGCCCTGGAAGTCCCTGGCCAGCATCGTGCAGTTCTACTACATGTGGAAGACCACCGACCGCTATATCCAGCAG AAGAGGCTGAAGGCAGCGGAGGCGGACAGCAAGCTGAAGCAAGTCTACATCCCCACTTA CACGAAGCCAAACCCCAACCAGATCATCTCAGTGGGCTCCAAACCTGGCATGAATGGGGCCGGTTTCCAGAAGGGGCTGACCTGCGAGAGCTGCCACA CCACCCAGTCTGCCCAGTGGTATGCCTGGGGTCCCCCCAACATGCAGTGCCGCCTCTGCGCTTCCTGTTGGATCTACTGGAAGAAGTATGGGGGGCTGAAGACCCCCACCCAGCTGGAGGGGGCAGCCCGCAGTGCCTCG gAACCGCACTCTCGGGGTCACCTCTCGCGCCCCGAAGCGCAGAGCCTCTCTCCCTACACCACCAGCGCCAGCCGGGCCAAATTATTGGCCAAAAACCGCCAGACTTTCCTGCTGCAGACCACCCGCCTCACTCGCCTGGCGCGTCGCCTCTGCCGCGACGTCCTGcagccgcgccgcgccgcccgccgcccctaCGCCCCCATCAACGCCAACGCCATCAAGGCTGAGT GTTCCATCCGTTTGCCCAAGGCCGCCAAGGCCCCCCTCAAGATCCACCCGCTGGCCCGGCTGCCCCTCGCCGCCATCGTCAAGGAATTAG cggCACAGGCCCCCCTGAAGCCGAAGACGCCGCGAGGCACCAAGACCCCCATCAACCGGAACCAGCTAAGCCAGAGCcgggggctggcggggctggTGGGCAAGAGGGGCTACGAGGGGGCCGGTGAAGGCCACCGCCCCCCCCGGGTACGGGTACGGGGCTCTGGGGGGCTACGAGGGGGCGGCGAGGGCCACTACCCCCCG ATGGGGGCGTCGGGCCTCCCTTTCTCGGCCAAcgggcgccccctggcggcggggctgcgcaccgggcccccccccgccagcaaACGGCAGAAGCTGAACCCCGCGGACGCCCCCAACCCCGTCGTCTTCGTGGCCACCAAGGACACCag gGCACTGCGGAAGGCCCTGACGCACCTGGAGCTCCGCCGCGCTGCCCGTCGCCCCAACCTGCCCCTCAAGGTGAAGCCGGGGCTACCCCTGAGATCCGGGGGGCCCCTGGCaccttctgcccccccccaccccgctaGCACCTCAGAGCCCATCGTCCTTGAGGACTGa
- the MTA2 gene encoding metastasis-associated protein MTA2 isoform X3, whose protein sequence is MAANMYRVGDYVYFENSSSNPYLVRRIEELNKTANGNVEAKVVCLFRRRDISSSLNSLADSNAREFEEESKQPTMTEQQRHQLKHRELFLSRQFESLPATHIRGKCSVTLLNETDILGQYLEKEDCFFYSLVFDPVQKTLLADQGEIRVGCKYQAEIPDRLAEGESDNRNQQKMEMKVWDPDNPLTDRQIDQFLVVARAVGTFARALDCSSSIRQPSLHMSAAAASRDITLFHAMDTLQRNGYDLAKAMSTLVPQGGPVLCRDEMEEWSASEAMLFEEALEKYGKDFNDIRQDFLPWKSLASIVQFYYMWKTTDRYIQQKRLKAAEADSKLKQVYIPTYTKPNPNQIISVGSKPGMNGAGFQKGLTCESCHTTQSAQWYAWGPPNMQCRLCASCWIYWKKYGGLKTPTQLEGAARSASEPHSRGHLSRPEAQSLSPYTTSASRAKLLAKNRQTFLLQTTRLTRLARRLCRDVLQPRRAARRPYAPINANAIKAECSIRLPKAAKAPLKIHPLARLPLAAIVKELAAQAPLKPKTPRGTKTPINRNQLSQSRGLAGLVGKRGYEGAGEGHRPPRVRMGASGLPFSANGRPLAAGLRTGPPPASKRQKLNPADAPNPVVFVATKDTRALRKALTHLELRRAARRPNLPLKVKPGLPLRSGGPLAPSAPPHPASTSEPIVLED, encoded by the exons ATGGCGGCCAACATGTACCGCGTCGGCG attatGTCTATTTCGAGAACTCCTCCAGCAACCCCTACCTCGTCCGCCGCATCGAGGAGCTCAACAAG ACCGCCAACGGCAACGTGGAGGCCAAGGTGGTCTGCCTCTTCCGCCGGCGGGACATCTCCAGCAGTCTCAACAGCTTGGCCGACAGCAATGCGC GCGAGTTCGAGGAGGAGTCCAAGCAGCCCACCATGACGGAGCAGCAGCGTCACCAGCTGAAGCACCGTGAGCTCTTCCTCTCCCGGCAGTTTGAATCGCTGCCGGCCACCCACATACG GGGGAAGTGCAGTGTGACGCTGCTCAACGAGACTGACATCCTGGGCCAGTACCTGGAGAAGGAG gACTGCTTCTTCTACTCGCTGGTGTTCGACCCTGTCCAGAAAACCCTCCTGGCTGACCAGGGTGAGATCCGAGTTGGCTGCAAGTACCAGGCGGAAATCCCAGACCGGCTGGCTGAAG GCGAATCGGACAACCGAAACCAGCAGAAGATGGAGATGAAGGTGTGGGACCCCGATAACCCCCTGACCGACCGGCAGATCGACCAGTTCCTGGTGGTGGCACG AGCCGTCGGGACATTTGCGCGCGCCCTGGACTGCAGCAGCTCCATCCGACAGCCCAGCCTGCACATgagtgccgccgccgcctcccgggACATAACGCTG TTCCACGCCATGGACACGCTGCAGCGTAATGGCTACGACTTGGCCAAGGCCATGTCGACGCTGGTGCCGCAGGGGGGGCCGGTGCTGTGCCGCGACGAGATGGAGGAGTGGTCGGCTTCTGAGGCCATGCTCTTCGAGGAGGCACTGGAGAAGTACGGGAAGGACTTCAACGACATCCGGCAGGACTTT CTGCCCTGGAAGTCCCTGGCCAGCATCGTGCAGTTCTACTACATGTGGAAGACCACCGACCGCTATATCCAGCAG AAGAGGCTGAAGGCAGCGGAGGCGGACAGCAAGCTGAAGCAAGTCTACATCCCCACTTA CACGAAGCCAAACCCCAACCAGATCATCTCAGTGGGCTCCAAACCTGGCATGAATGGGGCCGGTTTCCAGAAGGGGCTGACCTGCGAGAGCTGCCACA CCACCCAGTCTGCCCAGTGGTATGCCTGGGGTCCCCCCAACATGCAGTGCCGCCTCTGCGCTTCCTGTTGGATCTACTGGAAGAAGTATGGGGGGCTGAAGACCCCCACCCAGCTGGAGGGGGCAGCCCGCAGTGCCTCG gAACCGCACTCTCGGGGTCACCTCTCGCGCCCCGAAGCGCAGAGCCTCTCTCCCTACACCACCAGCGCCAGCCGGGCCAAATTATTGGCCAAAAACCGCCAGACTTTCCTGCTGCAGACCACCCGCCTCACTCGCCTGGCGCGTCGCCTCTGCCGCGACGTCCTGcagccgcgccgcgccgcccgccgcccctaCGCCCCCATCAACGCCAACGCCATCAAGGCTGAGT GTTCCATCCGTTTGCCCAAGGCCGCCAAGGCCCCCCTCAAGATCCACCCGCTGGCCCGGCTGCCCCTCGCCGCCATCGTCAAGGAATTAG cggCACAGGCCCCCCTGAAGCCGAAGACGCCGCGAGGCACCAAGACCCCCATCAACCGGAACCAGCTAAGCCAGAGCcgggggctggcggggctggTGGGCAAGAGGGGCTACGAGGGGGCCGGTGAAGGCCACCGCCCCCCCCGGGTACGG ATGGGGGCGTCGGGCCTCCCTTTCTCGGCCAAcgggcgccccctggcggcggggctgcgcaccgggcccccccccgccagcaaACGGCAGAAGCTGAACCCCGCGGACGCCCCCAACCCCGTCGTCTTCGTGGCCACCAAGGACACCag gGCACTGCGGAAGGCCCTGACGCACCTGGAGCTCCGCCGCGCTGCCCGTCGCCCCAACCTGCCCCTCAAGGTGAAGCCGGGGCTACCCCTGAGATCCGGGGGGCCCCTGGCaccttctgcccccccccaccccgctaGCACCTCAGAGCCCATCGTCCTTGAGGACTGa
- the MTA2 gene encoding metastasis-associated protein MTA2 isoform X2: protein MAANMYRVGDYVYFENSSSNPYLVRRIEELNKTANGNVEAKVVCLFRRRDISSSLNSLADSNAREFEEESKQPTMTEQQRHQLKHRELFLSRQFESLPATHIRGKCSVTLLNETDILGQYLEKEDCFFYSLVFDPVQKTLLADQGEIRVGCKYQAEIPDRLAEGESDNRNQQKMEMKVWDPDNPLTDRQIDQFLVVARAVGTFARALDCSSSIRQPSLHMSAAAASRDITLFHAMDTLQRNGYDLAKAMSTLVPQGGPVLCRDEMEEWSASEAMLFEEALEKYGKDFNDIRQDFLPWKSLASIVQFYYMWKTTDRYIQQRLKAAEADSKLKQVYIPTYTKPNPNQIISVGSKPGMNGAGFQKGLTCESCHTTQSAQWYAWGPPNMQCRLCASCWIYWKKYGGLKTPTQLEGAARSASEPHSRGHLSRPEAQSLSPYTTSASRAKLLAKNRQTFLLQTTRLTRLARRLCRDVLQPRRAARRPYAPINANAIKAECSIRLPKAAKAPLKIHPLARLPLAAIVKELAAQAPLKPKTPRGTKTPINRNQLSQSRGLAGLVGKRGYEGAGEGHRPPRVRVRGSGGLRGGGEGHYPPMGASGLPFSANGRPLAAGLRTGPPPASKRQKLNPADAPNPVVFVATKDTRALRKALTHLELRRAARRPNLPLKVKPGLPLRSGGPLAPSAPPHPASTSEPIVLED, encoded by the exons ATGGCGGCCAACATGTACCGCGTCGGCG attatGTCTATTTCGAGAACTCCTCCAGCAACCCCTACCTCGTCCGCCGCATCGAGGAGCTCAACAAG ACCGCCAACGGCAACGTGGAGGCCAAGGTGGTCTGCCTCTTCCGCCGGCGGGACATCTCCAGCAGTCTCAACAGCTTGGCCGACAGCAATGCGC GCGAGTTCGAGGAGGAGTCCAAGCAGCCCACCATGACGGAGCAGCAGCGTCACCAGCTGAAGCACCGTGAGCTCTTCCTCTCCCGGCAGTTTGAATCGCTGCCGGCCACCCACATACG GGGGAAGTGCAGTGTGACGCTGCTCAACGAGACTGACATCCTGGGCCAGTACCTGGAGAAGGAG gACTGCTTCTTCTACTCGCTGGTGTTCGACCCTGTCCAGAAAACCCTCCTGGCTGACCAGGGTGAGATCCGAGTTGGCTGCAAGTACCAGGCGGAAATCCCAGACCGGCTGGCTGAAG GCGAATCGGACAACCGAAACCAGCAGAAGATGGAGATGAAGGTGTGGGACCCCGATAACCCCCTGACCGACCGGCAGATCGACCAGTTCCTGGTGGTGGCACG AGCCGTCGGGACATTTGCGCGCGCCCTGGACTGCAGCAGCTCCATCCGACAGCCCAGCCTGCACATgagtgccgccgccgcctcccgggACATAACGCTG TTCCACGCCATGGACACGCTGCAGCGTAATGGCTACGACTTGGCCAAGGCCATGTCGACGCTGGTGCCGCAGGGGGGGCCGGTGCTGTGCCGCGACGAGATGGAGGAGTGGTCGGCTTCTGAGGCCATGCTCTTCGAGGAGGCACTGGAGAAGTACGGGAAGGACTTCAACGACATCCGGCAGGACTTT CTGCCCTGGAAGTCCCTGGCCAGCATCGTGCAGTTCTACTACATGTGGAAGACCACCGACCGCTATATCCAGCAG AGGCTGAAGGCAGCGGAGGCGGACAGCAAGCTGAAGCAAGTCTACATCCCCACTTA CACGAAGCCAAACCCCAACCAGATCATCTCAGTGGGCTCCAAACCTGGCATGAATGGGGCCGGTTTCCAGAAGGGGCTGACCTGCGAGAGCTGCCACA CCACCCAGTCTGCCCAGTGGTATGCCTGGGGTCCCCCCAACATGCAGTGCCGCCTCTGCGCTTCCTGTTGGATCTACTGGAAGAAGTATGGGGGGCTGAAGACCCCCACCCAGCTGGAGGGGGCAGCCCGCAGTGCCTCG gAACCGCACTCTCGGGGTCACCTCTCGCGCCCCGAAGCGCAGAGCCTCTCTCCCTACACCACCAGCGCCAGCCGGGCCAAATTATTGGCCAAAAACCGCCAGACTTTCCTGCTGCAGACCACCCGCCTCACTCGCCTGGCGCGTCGCCTCTGCCGCGACGTCCTGcagccgcgccgcgccgcccgccgcccctaCGCCCCCATCAACGCCAACGCCATCAAGGCTGAGT GTTCCATCCGTTTGCCCAAGGCCGCCAAGGCCCCCCTCAAGATCCACCCGCTGGCCCGGCTGCCCCTCGCCGCCATCGTCAAGGAATTAG cggCACAGGCCCCCCTGAAGCCGAAGACGCCGCGAGGCACCAAGACCCCCATCAACCGGAACCAGCTAAGCCAGAGCcgggggctggcggggctggTGGGCAAGAGGGGCTACGAGGGGGCCGGTGAAGGCCACCGCCCCCCCCGGGTACGGGTACGGGGCTCTGGGGGGCTACGAGGGGGCGGCGAGGGCCACTACCCCCCG ATGGGGGCGTCGGGCCTCCCTTTCTCGGCCAAcgggcgccccctggcggcggggctgcgcaccgggcccccccccgccagcaaACGGCAGAAGCTGAACCCCGCGGACGCCCCCAACCCCGTCGTCTTCGTGGCCACCAAGGACACCag gGCACTGCGGAAGGCCCTGACGCACCTGGAGCTCCGCCGCGCTGCCCGTCGCCCCAACCTGCCCCTCAAGGTGAAGCCGGGGCTACCCCTGAGATCCGGGGGGCCCCTGGCaccttctgcccccccccaccccgctaGCACCTCAGAGCCCATCGTCCTTGAGGACTGa
- the MTA2 gene encoding metastasis-associated protein MTA2 isoform X4 — MAANMYRVGDYVYFENSSSNPYLVRRIEELNKTANGNVEAKVVCLFRRRDISSSLNSLADSNAREFEEESKQPTMTEQQRHQLKHRELFLSRQFESLPATHIRGKCSVTLLNETDILGQYLEKEDCFFYSLVFDPVQKTLLADQGEIRVGCKYQAEIPDRLAEGESDNRNQQKMEMKVWDPDNPLTDRQIDQFLVVARAVGTFARALDCSSSIRQPSLHMSAAAASRDITLFHAMDTLQRNGYDLAKAMSTLVPQGGPVLCRDEMEEWSASEAMLFEEALEKYGKDFNDIRQDFLPWKSLASIVQFYYMWKTTDRYIQQKRLKAAEADSKLKQVYIPTYTKPNPNQIISVGSKPGMNGAGFQKGLTCESCHTTQSAQWYAWGPPNMQCRLCASCWIYWKKYGGLKTPTQLEGAARSASEPHSRGHLSRPEAQSLSPYTTSASRAKLLAKNRQTFLLQTTRLTRLARRLCRDVLQPRRAARRPYAPINANAIKAECSIRLPKAAKAPLKIHPLARLPLAAIVKELAAQAPLKPKTPRGTKTPINRNQLSQSRGLAGLVGKRGYEGAGEGHRPPRMGASGLPFSANGRPLAAGLRTGPPPASKRQKLNPADAPNPVVFVATKDTRALRKALTHLELRRAARRPNLPLKVKPGLPLRSGGPLAPSAPPHPASTSEPIVLED; from the exons ATGGCGGCCAACATGTACCGCGTCGGCG attatGTCTATTTCGAGAACTCCTCCAGCAACCCCTACCTCGTCCGCCGCATCGAGGAGCTCAACAAG ACCGCCAACGGCAACGTGGAGGCCAAGGTGGTCTGCCTCTTCCGCCGGCGGGACATCTCCAGCAGTCTCAACAGCTTGGCCGACAGCAATGCGC GCGAGTTCGAGGAGGAGTCCAAGCAGCCCACCATGACGGAGCAGCAGCGTCACCAGCTGAAGCACCGTGAGCTCTTCCTCTCCCGGCAGTTTGAATCGCTGCCGGCCACCCACATACG GGGGAAGTGCAGTGTGACGCTGCTCAACGAGACTGACATCCTGGGCCAGTACCTGGAGAAGGAG gACTGCTTCTTCTACTCGCTGGTGTTCGACCCTGTCCAGAAAACCCTCCTGGCTGACCAGGGTGAGATCCGAGTTGGCTGCAAGTACCAGGCGGAAATCCCAGACCGGCTGGCTGAAG GCGAATCGGACAACCGAAACCAGCAGAAGATGGAGATGAAGGTGTGGGACCCCGATAACCCCCTGACCGACCGGCAGATCGACCAGTTCCTGGTGGTGGCACG AGCCGTCGGGACATTTGCGCGCGCCCTGGACTGCAGCAGCTCCATCCGACAGCCCAGCCTGCACATgagtgccgccgccgcctcccgggACATAACGCTG TTCCACGCCATGGACACGCTGCAGCGTAATGGCTACGACTTGGCCAAGGCCATGTCGACGCTGGTGCCGCAGGGGGGGCCGGTGCTGTGCCGCGACGAGATGGAGGAGTGGTCGGCTTCTGAGGCCATGCTCTTCGAGGAGGCACTGGAGAAGTACGGGAAGGACTTCAACGACATCCGGCAGGACTTT CTGCCCTGGAAGTCCCTGGCCAGCATCGTGCAGTTCTACTACATGTGGAAGACCACCGACCGCTATATCCAGCAG AAGAGGCTGAAGGCAGCGGAGGCGGACAGCAAGCTGAAGCAAGTCTACATCCCCACTTA CACGAAGCCAAACCCCAACCAGATCATCTCAGTGGGCTCCAAACCTGGCATGAATGGGGCCGGTTTCCAGAAGGGGCTGACCTGCGAGAGCTGCCACA CCACCCAGTCTGCCCAGTGGTATGCCTGGGGTCCCCCCAACATGCAGTGCCGCCTCTGCGCTTCCTGTTGGATCTACTGGAAGAAGTATGGGGGGCTGAAGACCCCCACCCAGCTGGAGGGGGCAGCCCGCAGTGCCTCG gAACCGCACTCTCGGGGTCACCTCTCGCGCCCCGAAGCGCAGAGCCTCTCTCCCTACACCACCAGCGCCAGCCGGGCCAAATTATTGGCCAAAAACCGCCAGACTTTCCTGCTGCAGACCACCCGCCTCACTCGCCTGGCGCGTCGCCTCTGCCGCGACGTCCTGcagccgcgccgcgccgcccgccgcccctaCGCCCCCATCAACGCCAACGCCATCAAGGCTGAGT GTTCCATCCGTTTGCCCAAGGCCGCCAAGGCCCCCCTCAAGATCCACCCGCTGGCCCGGCTGCCCCTCGCCGCCATCGTCAAGGAATTAG cggCACAGGCCCCCCTGAAGCCGAAGACGCCGCGAGGCACCAAGACCCCCATCAACCGGAACCAGCTAAGCCAGAGCcgggggctggcggggctggTGGGCAAGAGGGGCTACGAGGGGGCCGGTGAAGGCCACCGCCCCCCCCGG ATGGGGGCGTCGGGCCTCCCTTTCTCGGCCAAcgggcgccccctggcggcggggctgcgcaccgggcccccccccgccagcaaACGGCAGAAGCTGAACCCCGCGGACGCCCCCAACCCCGTCGTCTTCGTGGCCACCAAGGACACCag gGCACTGCGGAAGGCCCTGACGCACCTGGAGCTCCGCCGCGCTGCCCGTCGCCCCAACCTGCCCCTCAAGGTGAAGCCGGGGCTACCCCTGAGATCCGGGGGGCCCCTGGCaccttctgcccccccccaccccgctaGCACCTCAGAGCCCATCGTCCTTGAGGACTGa